In Parasteatoda tepidariorum isolate YZ-2023 chromosome 2, CAS_Ptep_4.0, whole genome shotgun sequence, one DNA window encodes the following:
- the LOC139425061 gene encoding uncharacterized protein, protein MIQRLYLTDKSTSSRYLIDTGADVSVIPRAAYASSDHTAQMKLFAANDTTIPALGQRLLKLDLGLRREFSWPSIIAAVPHPIIGADFLRNFGLLVDIKNAAVIDPLTKLQTRGTRYAGISSTVKVILANSKFHHLLSKFPALIRSGVKPRKAKHGVEHCIQTKGPPIFLKPRRLSPDKLKAAKQD, encoded by the coding sequence ATGATTCAGCGGCTTTATCTGACAGACAAGTCTACATCCTCACGTTATCTCATCGATACGGGAGCTGACGTCTCTGTTATACCTCGTGCTGCCTATGCATCTAGTGACCATACAGCACAGATGAAATTGTTCGCCGCAAACGATACGACCATTCCAGCGCTCGGCCAACGCCTGTTGAAATTAGACCTCGGACTTAGAAGAGAGTTCAGTTGGCCTTCTATCATCGCTGCCGTGCCACATCCAATTATCGGAGCTGATTTCTTACGCAATTTTGGGTTATTAGTCGACATCAAAAATGCTGCAGTAATTGATCCTTTGACCAAGCTGCAAACAAGAGGTACCCGGTATGCTGGGATTTCTTCAAcggtaaaagtaattttagcgAACTCTAAATTCCACCATTTGTTGTCAAAGTTTCCTGCTCTGATTAGATCAGGTGTCAAGCCAAGAAAAGCTAAGCACGGAGTGGAACATTGTATACAGACAAAAGGACCGCCCATTTTTTTGAAACCTCGACGTTTATCGCCGGATAAGCTGAAAGCTGCAAAACAagattaa
- the LOC139425062 gene encoding uncharacterized protein, translating into MAFIQDVNEPFWFQSVHACWSDNRVNDISPRSFCSATGGSISDIVISPPVDEPFTALKKRLCSQYAESETQRLRDLISGMQLGDRRPSRLLLDVRNKAGARISDELLKSLFLRRLPTNVQQISNDNLDEMADGIMAATVSQHSC; encoded by the exons ATGGCATTTATTCAAGATGTTAATGAACCATTTTGGTTCCAG TCAGTTCACGCTTGCTGGAGTGACAACAGAGTCAACGACATTTCACCCCGTAGTTTTTGCTCTGCAACCGGAGGAAGTATCAGCGATATTGTTATCAGTCCACCTGTAGATGAGCCTTTCACCGCACTGAAAAAAAGATTGTGTTCTCAATATGCTGAATCTGAAACACAGCGTTTAAGGGATTTAATTTCTGGAATGCAACTCGGAGACCGCCGTCCTTCAAGACTGCTTTTGGATGTGCGGAATAAAGCCGGTGCAAGAATTAGCGATGAACttcttaaatctttatttttgcgGAGGTTGCCTACAAATGTTCAACAGATTTCCAACGATAACCTAGATGAGATGGCTGATGGTATTATGGCTGCGACAGTCAGTCAGCACAGTTGCTAG